The following nucleotide sequence is from Paeniglutamicibacter kerguelensis.
GCGTGGAGGACCGAACCCACTTCAGTTGAAAATGGAGGGGATGAGCTGTGGGTAGGGGTGAAAGGCCAATCAAACTTCGTGATAGCTGGTTCTCCCCGAAATGCATTTAGGTGCAGCGTTGCGTGTTTCTTACCGGAGGTAGAGCTACTGGATGGCTAATGGGCCCTACAAGGTTACTGACGTCAGCCAAACTCCGAATGCCGGTAAGTGAGAGCGCAGCAGTGAGACTGTGGGGGATAAGCTTCATAGTCGAGAGGGAAACAGCCCAGAACGCCAACTAAGGCCCCTAAGCGTGTGCTAAGTGGAAAAGGATGTGGAGTTGCGAAGACAACCAGGAGGTTGGCTTAGAAGCAGCCATCCTTGAAAGAGTGCGTAATAGCTCACTGGTCAAGTGATTCCGCGCCGACAATGTAGCGGGGCTCAAGCACACCGCCGAAGTTGCGTCATTCAAATATTGGTAGGCCTTCGTGGTCCAGCCGTTTGGATGGGTAGGGGAGCGTCGTGTGGGCAGTGAAGTCGCGGTGTAAACCAGCGGTGGAGCCCACACGAGTGAGAATGCAGGCATGAGTAGCGAATGACGGGTGAGAAACCCGTCCGCCGAATGATCAAGGGTTCCAGGGTCAAGCTAATCTGCCCTGGGTAAGTCGGGACCTAAGGCGAGGCCGACAGGCGTAGTCGATGGACAACGGGTTGATATTCCCGTACCGGCAAAAAACCGCCCATAGCGAACCGGTGATGCTAACCGCCCCAACCACCCACCGTGGAGCCTTCGGGCTTTGCACCGGGTGTGCGGCGCGGGACCCGAACCGGGGAGTTAAGCGTATTAACAGGTGTGACGCAGGAAGGTAGCCGAGCCAGGCAATGGAATTGACCTGGTCCAAGGATGTAGGGCGAGTCGTAGGCAAATCCGCGACTCACATAAGCCTGAGACCCGATAGGCGCCCCCCTCGGGGGGTGATTCGGTGATCCTATGCTGCCAAGAAAAGCATCGACGCGAGGTTTTAGCCGCCCGTACCCCAAACCGACACAGGTGATCAGGTAGAGAATACTAAGGCGATCGAGAGAATCATGGTTAAGGAACTCGGCAAAATGCCCCCGTAACTTCGGGAGAAGGGGGGCCTGCCCCGTGACCGCCACTTGCTGGCGTGAGCGGGTGTGGGCCGCAGAGACCAGGGGGAAGCGACTGTTTACTAAAAACACAGGTCCGTGCGAAGTCGCAAGACGATGTATACGGACTGACTCCTGCCCGGTGCTGGAAGGTTAAGAGGACCGGTTAGCCCCTTGTGGGCGAAGCTGAGAATTTAAGCCCCAGTAAACGGCGGTGGTAACTATAACCATCCTAAGGTAGCGAAATTCCTTGTCGGGTAAGTTCCGACCTGCACGAATGGAGTAACGACTTCCCCGCTGTCTCAACCATGAACTCGGCGAAATTGCACTACGAGTAAAGATGCTCGTTACGCGCAGCAGGACGGAAAGACCCCGAGACCTTTACTATAGTTTGGTATTGGTGTTCGGTGCAGCTTGTGTAGGATAGGTGGGAGACTGTGAAGCCCGGACGCTAGTTCGGGTGGAGTCATCGTTGAAATACCACTCTGGCTGTACCGGTCACCTAACTTCGGCCCATAATCTGGGTCAGGGACAGTGCCTGATGGGTAGTTTAACTGGGGCGGTTGCCTCCTAAAAAGTAACGGAGGCGCCCAAAGGTTCCCTCAGCCTGGTTGGCAATCAGGTGTCGAGTGTAAGTGCACAAGGGAGCTTGACTGTGAGAGCGACAGCTCGAGCAGGGACGAAAGTCGGGACTAGTGATCCGGCGGCACGTTGTGGAACGGCCGTCGCTCAACGGATAAAAGGTACCTCGGGGATAACAGGCTGATCTTGCCCAAGAGTCCATATCGACGGCATGGTTTGGCACCTCGATGTCGGCTCGTCGCATCCTGGGGCTGGAGTAGGTCCCAAGGGTTGGGCTGTTCGCCCATTAAAGCGGTACGCGAGCTGGGTTTAGAACGTCGTGAGACAGTTCGGTCCCTATCCGCTGCGCGCGCAGGAAATTTGAGAAGAGCTGTCCTTAGTACGAGAGGACCGGGACGGACGAACCTCTGGTGTGTCAGTTGTACTGCCAAGTGCACCGCTGATTGGCTACGTTCGGAAGGGATAACCGCTGAAAGCATCTAAGCGGGAAGCCCACTTCAAGATGAGATTTCCATGCACGCTTGTCGTGCGAGAGGCCCCCAGCAGACCACTGGGTTGATAGGCGGGATGTGGAAGCGAGGACCAAAGACTCGTGAAGCTGACCCGTACTAATAGGCCGACAACTTAAACCACAAACACCACACACATTGATGTGTGGCGAGAAACGCTGCGTCCACTATACGGTCCCGAAACAACAACCCATTGTTTTTTCGCGGAACAACCAAACATGTATCACCACTAGTGATACCACTGTAACCCCAGGTTCACCACGCCGCCGGAGCATGCTCCGCGGCGGCGGTACAGGAGTTACGGCGGTCATAGCGTGGGGGAAACGCCCGGTCCCATACCGAACCCGGAAGCTAAGACCCACAGCGCCGATGGTACTGCACTCGGGAGGGTGTGGGAGAGTAGGACACCGCCGGACCATTCGTCCCGGAACCCCCCAGCCTGTGGCTGGGGGGTTCCGATGTTTAACCACTAAACCGGCACACCAGGCCGCAGCAAGCGTAGGTTCGGTCTATCGCAAATAAGGCGCCGGCATGAGCAGGTGGACAACATATGCAGGGATTTGATGTGTTGAATCTCATGCAGTTCCAGAAGCGGCGTCGTTGCGTTGCGCACTATTATCACAATTCACCGAAGCGATTCGGTAGCCTCGTCTAAGATAGATGAAGGCGTTAAATGCCCTGCAGAGGGCAATAAGTTTTTATAGGTGGGCTTCCGTATCGAAAGCGGTGGTCCACTAATTCATGCGTGGGGTCCAAAACTGAAGACCCTTTTGAGAGGAACACATCTAGTGTCAAACGATAACAAGGGCTTCGGGTCTTCGGACAACCGCGACCGCGGCGGTTTTAATCGCAACAACAACGATCGCGGTGGCTTCCGTGGCGGCAACGACCGTGGTGGATACCAGGGTGGCGACCGCCGCGAAGGTGGCTTCAAGCCCCGCGAAGACCGTGGCGGATTCCGTGGCGGCGATGACCGCCGCGAAGGTGGCTTCAAGCCCCGCGAAGACCGCGGTGGATTCTCCGGTGGCGACCGCCGCGAAGGTGGCTTCAAGCCCCGTGAAGACCGTGGCGGATTCCGTGGCGGCGATGACCGCCGCGAAGGTGGCTTCAAGCCCCGCGAAGACCGCGGTGGATTCTCCGGTGGCGACCGCCGCGAAGGTGGCTTCAAGCCCCGTGAAGACCGTGGCGGATTCCGTGGCGGCGATGACCGCCGCGAAGGTGGCTTCAAGCCCCGCGAAGACCGCGGTGGATTCTCCGGTGGCGACCGCCGCGAAGGTGGCTTCAAGCCCCGTGAAGACCGTGGCGGATTCCGTGGCGGCGATGACCGCCGCGAAGGTGGCTTCAAGCCCCGCGAAGACCGCGGTGGATTCTCCGGTGGCGACCGCCGCGAAGGTGGCTTCAAGCCCCGCGAAGACCGCGGTGGCTTCCGTGGCGGCGATGACCGCCGCGAAGGTGGCTTCAAGCCCCGCGAAGACCGCGGTGGATACCAGGGTGGCGACCGCCGCGAAGGTGGCTTCAAGCCCCGCGAAGACCGCGGTGGCTTCCGTGGCGGCAACGACCGTGGTGGATACCAGGGTGGCGACCGCCGTGAAGGTGGCTTCAAGCCCCGCGAAGACCGTGGCGGATTCCGTGGCGGCGATGACCGCCGTGAAGGTGGCTTCAAGCCCCGCGAAGACCGTGGCGGATTCCGTGGCGGCGATGACCGCCGTGAAGGTGGCTTCAAGCCCCGCGAAGACCGTGGCGGATTCCGTGGCGGCGATGACCGCCGTGAAAGTGGCTTCAAGCCCCGCGAAGACCGCGGTGGCTTCCGTGGCGGCAACGACCGCCGTGAAGGTGGCTTCAAGCCCCGCGAAGACCGCGGTGGCTTCCGTGGCGGCAACGACCGTGGTGGATACCAGGGTGGCGACCGCCGCGAGGGTGGCTTCAAGCCGCGCGAAGACCGTGGCGGCTTCAAGCCCCGTGAAGACCGTGGCGGCTTCAAGCCCCGTGAAGACCGTGGCGGCTTCAAGCCCCGTGAAGACCGTGGTGGATTCCGTGGCGGCGATGACCGCCGTGAAGGTGGCTTCAAGCCGCGCGAAGACCGTGGTGGATACCAGGGTGGCGACCGCCGTGAAGGTGGCTTCAAGCCGCGCGAAGACCGTGGTGGATACCAGGGTGGCGACCGCCGCGAAGGTGGCTTCAAGCCCCGCGAAGACCGCGGTGGCTTCAAGCCCCGCGAAGACCGCGGTGGCTTCCGTGGCGGCAACGACCGCCGCGAAGGTGGCTTCAAGCCCCGCGAAGACCGCGGTGGCTTCAAACCGCGCACCGATGCCAGCACAGCTGATCTCGAATCGCTGCGCGACGAAGAGGCCGCACGCCGTAACCACAATCCGGCCGACCTGCGCAGCTCCAACAACCCGGACCGTGGCCGTTCGCCGGAAATCGACGCCGATGTAACGGGCAAGGAACTTGACCGCATCACCCGTGCGGAACTGCGCTACCTTGACGACACCAACAACGAGTGGGTCTCCAAGCACCTGGTCATGGCCGGCCGCTTGATTGACATCAACCCGCAGCTTGCCTACGAGCACACCATTGCAGCCAGCCGTCGTGGCGGCCGCGTGGCAGTCGTTCGTGAAGCAGTTGGCTTGGCCGCGTACGCAGCCGGCGAATTCGCAGAGGCGCTGCGTGAATTCCGCACGCACCGCCGCATCAGCGGCAACAACCTGCACCTTCCGTTGATCGCCGATTCGGAGCGCGGCATCGGCCGTCCGGAGAAGGCCCTTGAAATCGCCCACAGCGACGTCATCGAGACCCTTGACGCCAACGGCAAGGTCGAGATGGCCATGGTTGCCTCGGGCGCCCAGAACGATCTCGGCAACCTCGAAGCAGCAGTCACAGAGCTTGAGATCCCGCAGCTGGAACTCAACCGCGCCTTCAGCTACAGCCCGCGCCTGTTCTCGGCATACGCCGACGCACTGGAAAACGTGGGCCGCACCGAGGAAGCGGCAACCTGGCGAAACCAGATTGCCGTTGCCGAGGAAGCCCTGGGCACCGGACAGTTCGAAGAGCCGGAAATCATCGACTTCGGTGAAGACGACGAAACCGATGTACGCCGCCCGCGTGCCCGCGACATCGTTGGCTCCGAAGCCCGCGAGGACGACGAATCGGAAGAGGCCACGGCCCTTTCCGACGAAGATGCAGTCACCGAAATCGACGCCGAGTCGCTGGAGTCGTCGACCGACGAGTCCAACCCGGAGCTCGATGACGAAGACGAAACCATCATCAACGTCAACGGCGCGGACCCGGTCATCGACCAGGACGAAAACGACGAAAAGTAGGAATTCGATCCACCCATGTTGATCTCAGGTTTTGACGCGCTGCTCTCCGATCTTGACGGCGTCGTCTATGCCGGCAACGGTGCAATACCCAATGCCATCGAGGCCCTGAACAGATTGAGCGAGCATTCGATTGCGTTGGCTTACGTCACCAACAATGCCTCGCGCTCTCCAAAGGCCGTTGCCGCGCACCTGAGTGAACTGGGCGCCCCCGCATCCGCCGGACAAGTATTTGGTTCGGCGGATGCGGGAGCCGAACTCCTCGCACAAAAGCTCCCGCGGGGATCCAAGATCCTCGTGGTCGGCAGTTCCTACCTCCGTGACTGCGTCACCGCGTTCGGCATGGAACTGGTCACCAGCCACCTTGACGGCCCGCATGGCGTCATCCAAGGATTCGACCCTTCGATCGGTTGGAAGGACCTGGCCGAGGCCGCCTTCGCGATCAACCGCGGAGCCGTCTGGGTGGCCACGAACACCGATCAAACCATTCCACGGGCCGAGGGCATCGCCCCCGGGAACGGAATGCTCGTTGCCGCCGTGCAGGCCGCAACCACTGTCAAGCCATTCGTGGCAGGCAAGCCCGAACCGCTGCTCTTCCAGCGCGCGGCGGAAAACTTTGAGGCGACACGCCCCCTGGTGGTGGGCGACAGGCTCGACACC
It contains:
- a CDS encoding HAD-IIA family hydrolase, giving the protein MLISGFDALLSDLDGVVYAGNGAIPNAIEALNRLSEHSIALAYVTNNASRSPKAVAAHLSELGAPASAGQVFGSADAGAELLAQKLPRGSKILVVGSSYLRDCVTAFGMELVTSHLDGPHGVIQGFDPSIGWKDLAEAAFAINRGAVWVATNTDQTIPRAEGIAPGNGMLVAAVQAATTVKPFVAGKPEPLLFQRAAENFEATRPLVVGDRLDTDILGGNNAGYSTVLVLTGVDTAATALAARTAERPDFLIRDLGELYVPYPTVRATGFGIRCGEAFASVDAETITIDGDENDLNAWRAACAAWWLAHPHVDEATSPLTVFTQTVGNRA